A part of Streptomyces sp. DSM 40750 genomic DNA contains:
- a CDS encoding cobalt-precorrin-5B (C(1))-methyltransferase, giving the protein MSSEAKDVGEAKGGRAAQLKHTGLRPGWTTGACATAATTAAYTALLTGEFPDPVTITLPKGQTPSFALAAEELTGESAMAGIVKDAGDDPDVTHGALVRATVRRLPAGDGVVFRAGPGVGTITRPGLPLPVGEPAVNPVPRQMMRDHVAEVAARHGGTGDVEITVSVDHGEEIARSTWNPRLGILGGLSILGTTGIVVPYSCSAWIDSIRRGVDVARAAGRTHVAGCTGSTSEKTVVAEYDLPEDALLDMGDFAGAVLKYVRRHPVDRLTICGGFAKLSKLAVGHLDLHSARSQVDRGFLAELARHGGADEALAVEVAEANTGLAALQLCMAAGVPLGDLVATAARDEALAVLRGAPVAVDVICIDRAGTVVGRSAVR; this is encoded by the coding sequence ATGAGCAGTGAAGCCAAAGACGTCGGCGAGGCCAAGGGCGGTCGTGCGGCCCAACTCAAGCACACCGGCCTGCGGCCCGGCTGGACCACCGGTGCCTGTGCGACGGCGGCCACGACGGCCGCGTACACCGCCCTGCTGACCGGCGAGTTCCCCGACCCGGTGACCATCACCCTGCCCAAGGGGCAGACCCCGTCGTTCGCGCTCGCGGCCGAGGAGCTGACCGGCGAGAGCGCGATGGCGGGGATCGTGAAGGACGCGGGCGACGATCCGGACGTCACGCACGGTGCGCTGGTCCGGGCCACGGTACGGCGGCTGCCCGCGGGGGACGGGGTGGTGTTCAGGGCCGGCCCCGGCGTCGGGACGATCACCCGCCCCGGTCTGCCCCTGCCCGTCGGCGAGCCGGCCGTGAACCCGGTCCCCCGGCAGATGATGCGGGACCACGTCGCCGAGGTCGCCGCCCGCCACGGCGGCACCGGCGACGTCGAGATCACCGTCTCCGTGGACCACGGCGAGGAGATCGCCCGCTCCACCTGGAACCCCCGGCTCGGCATCCTCGGCGGCCTGTCCATCCTCGGCACCACGGGCATCGTGGTCCCGTACTCCTGCTCGGCGTGGATCGACTCCATCCGGCGGGGCGTGGACGTGGCGCGGGCGGCCGGGCGCACGCATGTCGCGGGCTGCACGGGGTCGACGTCGGAGAAGACGGTCGTCGCCGAGTACGACCTGCCCGAGGACGCCCTGCTGGACATGGGCGACTTCGCGGGCGCGGTGCTGAAGTACGTCCGCCGGCATCCCGTCGACCGGCTGACGATCTGCGGTGGCTTCGCCAAGCTCTCCAAGCTCGCCGTCGGCCATCTCGACCTGCACTCCGCCCGCTCCCAGGTCGACAGGGGCTTCCTCGCCGAACTGGCCCGGCACGGCGGCGCGGACGAGGCGCTGGCCGTCGAGGTGGCCGAGGCCAACACCGGGCTCGCCGCGCTCCAGCTGTGCATGGCGGCGGGGGTGCCGCTGGGCGACCTGGTGGCGACGGCGGCCCGCGACGAGGCCCTGGCCGTGCTGCGGGGCGCGCCCGTCGCGGTCGACGTCATCTGCATCGACCGGGCGGGCACGGTGGTGGGCCGCAGCGCGGTCCGGTGA
- a CDS encoding precorrin-8X methylmutase, with the protein MTTESSEKTTVTTYDYEKDGPAIYRQSFATIRAEADLAALPADISQVAVRMIHACGMVDLVRDLAYTPDVVARAREALRAGAPIFTDVQMVASGVTRKRLPAGNDVLCTLSDPAVPELAARLGTTRSAAALELWRDRLEGSVVAVGNAPTALFRLLEMIEEGAPRPAAVIGVPVGFVGAAESKDALAAHPSGLEHIVVRGRRGGSAIAAAALNAIASEEE; encoded by the coding sequence ATGACGACCGAGAGCAGCGAGAAGACCACCGTGACCACGTACGACTACGAGAAGGACGGGCCGGCCATCTACCGCCAGTCCTTCGCCACCATCCGCGCGGAGGCGGACCTCGCGGCCCTGCCCGCCGACATCAGCCAGGTCGCGGTCCGGATGATCCACGCCTGCGGAATGGTCGACCTCGTACGGGACTTGGCGTACACACCCGACGTGGTGGCCCGCGCCCGTGAGGCCCTGCGCGCCGGCGCGCCCATCTTCACCGACGTCCAGATGGTGGCCAGCGGAGTCACCCGCAAGCGGCTGCCCGCCGGCAACGACGTGCTCTGCACGCTCTCCGACCCGGCCGTCCCCGAACTGGCGGCGAGGCTGGGCACCACGCGCAGTGCCGCCGCCCTGGAACTGTGGCGGGACAGGCTGGAGGGTTCCGTCGTCGCCGTCGGCAACGCGCCCACCGCCCTCTTCCGGCTCCTGGAGATGATCGAGGAGGGCGCGCCCCGGCCCGCCGCCGTCATCGGTGTCCCGGTCGGCTTCGTCGGCGCCGCCGAGTCCAAGGACGCGCTGGCCGCGCACCCGTCGGGCCTGGAGCACATCGTCGTGCGCGGCCGTCGAGGCGGCAGTGCCATCGCCGCCGCCGCGCTCAACGCGATCGCGAGTGAGGAAGAGTGA
- the cobN gene encoding cobaltochelatase subunit CobN, giving the protein MILLLSTSDTDLLSARAATGPVPYRFANPSRLVLDDLPALLDGVDLVVVRLLGGIRAWQDGLDLLLADGRPVVVLTGEQAPDAQLMAASTVPVGIAAESHAYLAHGGPANLEQLARFLSDTVLLTGHGFEAPSPAPTWGPLERTPRDGVDGPTVALLYYRAHHMSGNTAFVGALCDAIEDAGGHALPLYVASLRAPEPELIEELRSADVIITTVLAAGGTKPAEASAGGDDESWDAGALTGLDVPILQALCLTSSRADWDAGDEGVSPLDAASQIAVPEFDGRLITVPFSFKEIDADGLPAYVADPERAARVAGIAVRHARLRHIPAADKRLALVLSAYPTKHSRIGNAVGLDTPASAVALLRRLRAEGYDFGDTDVPGLASGDGDELIRALIEAGGHDQDWLTEEQLARNPVRIAAADYRRWFATLPEELRSAVEEHWGPAPGEMFVDRSRNPEGDIVLAALRFGNLLILIQPPRGFGENPIAIYHDPDLPPSHHYLAAYRWIAARTEDGGFGADAMIHLGKHGNLEWLPGKNAGLSAACGPDAALGDLPLIYPFLVNDPGEGTQAKRRVHATLVDHLVPPMARADSYGDIARLEQLLDEYAQISSMDPAKLPAIRAQIWTLIQAARLDHDLGLDDRPEDDGFDDFLLHVDGWLCEVKDAQIRDGLHVLGTPPSGDDHVNLVLAILRARQIWGGATALPGLREALGLDESAATRTTADAAEEKARALVQEMQDAGWDPAAVPTEHGEQVAAVLEFAAREVVPRLAATTAELDHTVHALAGGFVPAGPSGSPLRGLVNVLPTGRNFYSVDPKAVPSRLAWETGQALADSLLERYRTDNGEWPTSVGLSLWGTSAMRTAGDDVAEALALLGIRPVWDDASRRVTGLEPVPHEELGRPRIDVTLRISGFFRDAFPHTIGLLDDAVRLAASLDEPASVNHVRAHVQADLSAHGDERRATTRIFGSRPGTYGAGLLQLIDSRDWRTDADLAEVYTVWGGYAYGRELDGRPAREEMETAYKRIEVAAKNTDTREHDIADSDDYFQYHGGMVATVRALRGTAPEAYIGDSTRPETVRTRTLVEETSRVFRARVVNPKWIEAMRRHGYKGAFELAATVDYLFGYDATTGVVADWMYDKLTETYVLDPANREFLQQANPWALHGIAERLLEAESRGMWEKPDPAVLEGLRQVYLETEGDLEGEG; this is encoded by the coding sequence ATGATCCTGCTCCTGTCGACGTCCGACACCGATCTGCTCAGCGCCCGCGCGGCCACCGGCCCGGTCCCGTACCGCTTCGCCAACCCCTCCCGTCTGGTCCTCGACGACCTCCCCGCCCTCCTCGACGGCGTCGACCTGGTCGTCGTACGGCTCCTCGGCGGCATCAGGGCCTGGCAGGACGGCCTGGACCTGCTGCTCGCCGACGGCCGCCCGGTCGTCGTCCTCACCGGTGAACAGGCGCCCGACGCCCAGCTGATGGCCGCCTCCACCGTCCCCGTCGGTATCGCGGCCGAGTCGCACGCCTACCTCGCGCACGGCGGCCCGGCCAACCTGGAGCAGCTCGCCCGCTTCCTCTCCGACACGGTCCTGCTCACCGGCCACGGCTTCGAGGCGCCCTCGCCCGCCCCCACCTGGGGACCGCTGGAGCGCACTCCCCGCGACGGCGTCGACGGCCCGACGGTCGCCCTGCTCTACTACCGGGCCCACCACATGAGCGGCAACACCGCTTTCGTCGGCGCCCTGTGCGACGCGATCGAGGACGCGGGCGGCCATGCCCTTCCGCTGTACGTGGCCTCCCTGCGCGCCCCCGAGCCCGAGCTGATCGAGGAACTCCGCTCCGCGGACGTGATCATCACCACTGTCCTGGCCGCGGGCGGCACGAAGCCGGCCGAGGCGTCGGCCGGCGGTGACGACGAGTCCTGGGACGCGGGCGCCCTGACCGGCCTCGACGTCCCCATCCTCCAGGCGCTCTGCCTCACCTCCTCCCGGGCCGACTGGGACGCCGGCGACGAAGGCGTCTCCCCGCTCGACGCGGCCAGCCAGATCGCCGTACCCGAGTTCGACGGCCGCCTGATCACCGTCCCGTTCTCCTTCAAGGAGATCGACGCCGACGGCCTCCCTGCGTACGTCGCGGACCCCGAGCGGGCCGCCCGAGTCGCCGGAATCGCCGTACGCCACGCGCGACTCCGTCACATCCCGGCCGCCGACAAGCGCCTCGCGCTCGTGCTCTCCGCCTATCCGACCAAGCACTCCCGCATCGGCAACGCGGTCGGCCTGGACACACCGGCGAGCGCGGTGGCCCTTCTGCGCCGGCTCCGGGCCGAGGGCTACGACTTCGGGGACACGGACGTGCCCGGTCTGGCGTCCGGCGACGGCGACGAGCTGATCCGCGCGCTGATCGAGGCCGGCGGCCACGACCAGGACTGGCTCACCGAGGAGCAGTTGGCCCGCAACCCGGTCCGCATCGCGGCGGCCGACTACCGCCGCTGGTTCGCCACACTCCCCGAGGAACTGCGCTCGGCGGTGGAGGAGCACTGGGGTCCGGCCCCCGGCGAGATGTTCGTCGACCGCAGCCGCAACCCGGAGGGCGACATCGTCCTCGCGGCCCTCCGCTTCGGCAATCTGCTGATCCTCATCCAGCCCCCGCGCGGCTTCGGCGAGAACCCGATCGCGATCTACCACGACCCGGACCTCCCGCCCTCCCACCACTACCTGGCCGCCTACCGCTGGATCGCCGCCCGGACGGAGGACGGCGGCTTCGGCGCCGACGCGATGATCCACCTCGGCAAGCACGGCAACCTGGAGTGGCTCCCCGGCAAGAACGCCGGTCTGTCCGCCGCCTGCGGCCCCGACGCCGCCCTCGGCGACCTCCCCCTGATCTACCCCTTCCTGGTCAACGACCCCGGCGAGGGCACCCAGGCCAAGCGCCGCGTCCACGCCACCCTGGTCGACCACCTGGTCCCGCCGATGGCCCGCGCCGACTCGTACGGCGACATCGCGCGTCTTGAGCAACTCCTCGACGAGTACGCCCAGATCTCCTCCATGGACCCGGCGAAGCTCCCGGCGATCCGCGCCCAGATCTGGACCCTCATCCAGGCCGCCAGACTCGACCACGACCTCGGCCTGGACGACCGCCCGGAGGACGACGGCTTCGACGACTTCCTCCTCCACGTCGACGGCTGGCTCTGCGAGGTCAAGGACGCCCAGATCCGCGACGGTCTGCACGTCCTCGGCACCCCGCCCAGCGGCGACGACCACGTCAACCTGGTCCTCGCCATCCTCCGCGCCCGCCAGATCTGGGGCGGCGCCACCGCGCTGCCCGGCCTGCGGGAGGCCCTCGGCCTCGACGAGTCCGCCGCGACCCGTACGACCGCCGACGCGGCCGAGGAGAAGGCCCGCGCTCTCGTCCAGGAGATGCAGGACGCGGGCTGGGACCCGGCCGCCGTCCCCACCGAGCACGGCGAACAGGTCGCCGCCGTCCTGGAGTTCGCGGCCCGCGAGGTCGTACCGCGCCTGGCCGCGACCACCGCCGAACTCGACCACACCGTGCACGCGCTGGCGGGCGGCTTCGTCCCGGCGGGCCCCTCGGGCTCCCCGCTGCGGGGGCTCGTCAACGTCCTCCCGACCGGCCGCAACTTCTACTCCGTCGACCCCAAGGCGGTCCCCTCCCGCCTCGCCTGGGAGACCGGCCAGGCCCTCGCGGACTCCCTGCTGGAGCGCTACCGCACGGACAACGGCGAGTGGCCCACGTCCGTCGGGCTGTCGTTGTGGGGCACGAGTGCCATGCGCACGGCGGGCGACGACGTGGCCGAGGCCCTCGCCCTGCTCGGCATCCGCCCGGTCTGGGACGACGCCTCACGCCGCGTGACCGGCCTGGAGCCCGTCCCTCACGAGGAGTTGGGCCGCCCCCGCATCGACGTCACCCTGCGCATCTCCGGCTTCTTCCGAGACGCCTTCCCGCACACGATCGGGCTGCTGGACGACGCCGTACGCCTGGCCGCGTCCCTGGACGAACCGGCCTCGGTCAACCACGTACGCGCCCACGTCCAGGCCGACCTGTCGGCGCACGGCGACGAACGCCGGGCCACCACCCGGATCTTCGGCTCCCGCCCCGGCACGTACGGCGCCGGTCTGCTCCAGCTCATCGACTCCCGCGACTGGCGCACCGACGCCGACCTCGCCGAGGTCTACACGGTGTGGGGCGGCTACGCCTACGGCCGCGAACTCGACGGGCGCCCGGCCCGCGAGGAGATGGAGACGGCGTACAAGCGGATCGAGGTCGCCGCGAAGAACACGGACACCCGCGAGCACGACATCGCCGACTCCGACGACTACTTCCAGTACCACGGCGGCATGGTGGCCACCGTCCGGGCCCTGCGCGGCACGGCCCCCGAGGCGTACATCGGTGACTCCACCCGCCCCGAGACGGTCCGGACGCGGACCCTCGTCGAGGAGACGTCCAGGGTCTTCCGCGCGCGTGTCGTCAACCCCAAGTGGATCGAGGCGATGCGCCGCCACGGCTACAAGGGCGCCTTCGAACTCGCCGCCACCGTGGACTACTTGTTCGGCTACGACGCCACCACCGGCGTGGTCGCCGACTGGATGTACGACAAGCTCACCGAGACCTACGTCCTGGACCCCGCCAACCGCGAGTTCCTCCAGCAGGCCAACCCCTGGGCCCTGCACGGCATCGCCGAGCGACTGCTGGAAGCGGAGTCCCGCGGGATGTGGGAGAAGCCCGACCCGGCGGTGCTGGAGGGGCTGCGGCAGGTGTACCTGGAGACGGAGGGGGACCTGGAGGGCGAGGGCTGA
- a CDS encoding PP2C family protein-serine/threonine phosphatase encodes MSHTREHGGDHRPIRPPRTDVAAPGTVTPKRLAAQLASGTPVLPVLIVSVIVVVDLLGGAGLTWLSLLAAGPALAATTSGPRGVLCVGLLAGLLGATLGIRDGEPVRELAAVLSALVAVTLASGLASALRGRRERVLAAVRSVAEAAQHALLQPVPATVGPFQVAVRYSAAAAEARIGGDLYALVPTPYGVRLIVGDVRGKGLPAVGIAALVVGVFREAAYEEPDLLAVVDRIERSLARNLRCDDFVTAVVAGHPRPGMLEVVNCGHTPPLLVRGSEVVPVEPDRPAPPLGLRALTDETPALQVLPFADEDQLLLYTDGVTEARDHAREFYPLADRLARHVSDEPARTLTALHDELLAHVGGRLHDDAALLLLRKPAVPEAAPAPDRV; translated from the coding sequence ATGAGTCACACCCGAGAGCACGGTGGCGACCACCGGCCGATCCGGCCGCCCAGGACAGACGTGGCCGCCCCGGGGACGGTGACACCGAAGCGCCTCGCCGCGCAGCTGGCCTCCGGTACGCCCGTACTGCCGGTGCTGATCGTCTCCGTCATCGTGGTCGTCGACCTCCTCGGCGGAGCCGGACTGACCTGGCTGTCGCTGCTCGCCGCCGGGCCCGCGCTGGCCGCCACCACCAGCGGGCCGCGCGGAGTGCTCTGCGTCGGTCTCCTCGCCGGACTGCTGGGCGCGACGCTGGGAATCCGTGACGGCGAGCCGGTCCGCGAGCTGGCGGCCGTCCTGTCCGCCCTGGTGGCCGTCACCCTGGCGAGTGGCCTGGCCAGCGCGTTGCGCGGGCGTCGCGAGCGGGTGCTCGCGGCCGTCCGCTCGGTCGCCGAGGCCGCCCAGCACGCGCTGCTCCAGCCCGTACCGGCGACCGTCGGCCCGTTCCAGGTGGCCGTCCGCTACAGCGCCGCGGCCGCCGAGGCCCGTATCGGCGGGGATCTCTACGCCCTCGTGCCGACCCCGTACGGGGTTCGGCTGATCGTCGGCGATGTGCGCGGCAAGGGGCTGCCTGCGGTGGGAATCGCCGCTCTGGTGGTCGGGGTCTTCCGCGAGGCGGCCTACGAGGAGCCCGATCTCCTCGCCGTCGTCGACCGAATCGAGCGGAGTCTGGCGCGCAACCTGCGCTGCGACGACTTCGTCACCGCCGTGGTCGCCGGGCATCCCCGGCCGGGGATGCTGGAGGTGGTCAACTGCGGGCACACGCCTCCGCTGCTGGTGCGCGGATCCGAGGTCGTGCCGGTGGAACCCGACCGTCCGGCGCCACCGCTCGGGCTGCGCGCCCTCACGGACGAGACCCCCGCCCTCCAGGTGCTGCCCTTCGCCGACGAGGACCAGCTGCTCCTCTACACCGACGGCGTCACGGAGGCCCGCGATCACGCCCGTGAGTTCTACCCGCTCGCCGACAGGCTGGCGCGGCACGTGTCCGACGAACCGGCGCGCACCCTCACGGCGCTCCACGACGAACTGCTGGCGCATGTGGGAGGCCGACTGCACGACGACGCGGCGCTGCTCCTGCTCCGCAAGCCCGCCGTTCCCGAAGCGGCACCCGCGCCGGATCGGGTATGA
- the cobG gene encoding precorrin-3B synthase, giving the protein MTVGMLAAMSMAALRSSSQATAAPRDRGDACPGTLRLHTADDGALARVRVPGGVLTVRQAEALAEAARRLGDGELHLTSRGNVQLRGLADGCGAALAELLDAAGLLPSPGHERVRNIVASPLSGLDGHGLRDVRPWLSALDAALCASDGARALSGRFLFALDDGRGDVAGLGADVTVRAAEDGAALLGLGTAGEALLVPGEDAPRAALAAAETFLEAVRESGTQVWRLTELPLDEGELTRRIRHRLAADGIDATSTAGVGTATDDGPPPGLVGAALSVHAPLGRLSALQWRELTRVASQDPAGELRLTPWRGIVVPAPGMGAEQAADALAQLSATGLVTDPDSPWLRVGACIGRPGCAKSLADVRADATESLAAAGRAGLPLYWSGCGRRCGHPRGERVDVVAVEGGGYQLSLTTRAPDPRTAPMADPSQLATALAAITASAP; this is encoded by the coding sequence ATGACGGTAGGTATGCTCGCCGCCATGTCCATGGCTGCCCTCCGTTCATCCTCCCAGGCCACAGCGGCCCCACGAGACCGCGGTGACGCCTGCCCGGGGACGCTCCGGCTGCACACCGCGGACGACGGGGCGCTGGCCCGTGTACGGGTTCCGGGCGGCGTCCTGACCGTCCGCCAGGCGGAGGCGCTCGCGGAGGCGGCGCGGCGGCTCGGTGACGGCGAACTACACCTCACCTCGCGCGGCAATGTGCAGTTGCGGGGGCTGGCGGACGGCTGCGGGGCGGCACTGGCCGAGTTGCTGGACGCGGCCGGGCTGCTTCCCTCCCCCGGGCACGAACGGGTGCGCAACATCGTCGCTTCTCCGCTGTCCGGCCTCGACGGACATGGCCTGCGCGACGTACGGCCCTGGCTGTCGGCCCTCGACGCGGCCCTCTGCGCGAGCGACGGGGCGCGGGCGTTGTCGGGCCGGTTCCTGTTCGCGCTCGACGACGGGCGCGGTGACGTGGCCGGGCTCGGCGCCGATGTGACCGTACGGGCGGCCGAGGACGGCGCCGCGCTGCTGGGCCTCGGAACGGCCGGCGAAGCCCTGCTGGTACCCGGCGAGGACGCGCCCCGCGCCGCTCTGGCGGCTGCCGAGACCTTCCTGGAGGCGGTGCGGGAGAGCGGGACCCAGGTCTGGCGGCTTACTGAACTTCCTCTTGATGAAGGGGAGTTGACACGTAGGATCCGACACCGTCTGGCGGCCGACGGCATCGACGCCACGAGCACGGCCGGTGTCGGGACGGCCACCGACGACGGGCCGCCGCCCGGGCTCGTCGGCGCCGCCCTCTCCGTACACGCTCCGCTCGGCCGGCTCTCGGCCCTCCAGTGGCGGGAGTTGACGCGGGTGGCCTCCCAGGACCCCGCCGGTGAACTGCGGCTGACCCCCTGGCGCGGCATCGTCGTACCCGCGCCGGGCATGGGCGCCGAGCAGGCGGCCGACGCGCTCGCCCAGCTCTCCGCCACCGGCCTCGTCACCGACCCGGACTCCCCCTGGCTCCGCGTCGGCGCCTGCATCGGACGGCCCGGATGCGCCAAGTCCCTCGCGGACGTACGGGCGGACGCGACCGAGAGCCTCGCCGCCGCCGGGCGCGCCGGCCTCCCCCTGTACTGGTCCGGATGCGGACGCCGCTGCGGCCACCCCCGGGGCGAACGGGTCGACGTCGTCGCCGTCGAAGGCGGCGGCTATCAGCTCTCCCTCACCACCCGCGCCCCCGACCCGCGCACCGCGCCCATGGCCGACCCCTCCCAACTCGCCACCGCCCTGGCGGCGATCACCGCATCAGCCCCATGA
- a CDS encoding cobalt-precorrin-6A reductase encodes MHVLILGGTTEARRLAELLHDTSDLRLTSSLAGRVASPRLPPGEVRVGGFGGAEGLAAWLREHRVDALIDATHPFAGTMSFHAARAAAATHVPLLALRRPGWVPADGDDWHDAASLEEAATLLPALGRRVFLTTGRMGLATFAALDDLWFLVRSVDAPEAPHPARMEVLLDRGPFTLDGERELLRRHRVDVVVTKDSGGAATAPKLTAAREAGLPVVVVRRPPVPEGVPVVADPEAAARWVDARLPTR; translated from the coding sequence ATGCACGTACTGATACTCGGCGGCACCACGGAGGCCCGCCGCCTGGCCGAACTGCTCCACGACACCTCTGACCTGCGGCTGACCAGCTCCCTCGCCGGACGCGTCGCCAGCCCCCGGCTGCCCCCGGGCGAGGTCCGCGTCGGCGGCTTCGGCGGGGCCGAGGGGCTGGCCGCCTGGCTGCGCGAGCACAGGGTGGACGCGCTCATCGACGCCACCCACCCTTTCGCCGGGACCATGAGTTTCCACGCGGCACGGGCGGCCGCCGCCACCCATGTTCCCCTGCTCGCGCTGCGCCGCCCCGGCTGGGTCCCGGCCGACGGCGACGACTGGCACGACGCGGCCTCCCTGGAGGAGGCCGCGACGCTGCTGCCCGCGCTCGGGCGGCGCGTGTTCCTCACCACCGGGCGCATGGGCCTGGCCACGTTCGCCGCCCTGGACGACCTGTGGTTCCTCGTCCGGTCCGTCGACGCGCCCGAGGCCCCGCACCCGGCCCGTATGGAGGTGCTGCTCGACCGCGGCCCCTTCACCCTCGACGGGGAACGCGAGCTGCTGCGCCGCCACCGTGTCGACGTCGTCGTGACGAAGGACAGCGGGGGAGCCGCCACAGCGCCGAAGCTCACCGCGGCCCGGGAGGCCGGGCTGCCCGTCGTCGTGGTGCGCAGGCCGCCCGTGCCCGAGGGCGTCCCCGTGGTGGCGGATCCCGAGGCGGCGGCCCGCTGGGTCGACGCACGTCTCCCCACCCGCTGA
- a CDS encoding precorrin-2 C(20)-methyltransferase, whose protein sequence is MSGKLYGVGLGPGDPSLMTVRAVEVIAEADVIAYHSARHGRSIARSIAARHIRADHIEERLVYPVTTETTDHPGGYKGAMEEFYTEAAARLAAHLDAGRTVAVLAEGDPLFYGSYMHMHKRLTGRYDTEVIPGVTSVSAAAARLGTPLAEGEEVLTILPGTLPEEELTARLASTDAAVVMKLGRTFTKVRSALEGAGRLDEARYVERATMAGERIAELADVDAESVPYFAVAVLPSQVDAERPEVRERGEVVVVGTGPAGPLWLTPETRGALAAADDLVGYTTYLDRVPRRAGQVRHGSDNRVESERAEFALDLARRGRRVAVVSGGDPGVFAMATAVLEVASQKEYTDVPVRVLPGVTAANAAAARAGAPLGHDYAALSLSDRLKPWEVIAERLRAAASADLVLALYNPGSRSRTWQVGKARELLLEHRAPDTPVVVARDVGGSGEHVRIVRLADLDPAEVDMRTILLVGSSQTQVVRRGDGEEVVWTPRRYPEG, encoded by the coding sequence GTGAGCGGCAAGCTGTACGGGGTGGGGCTCGGCCCCGGTGACCCGTCCCTGATGACCGTACGGGCCGTCGAGGTCATCGCCGAGGCGGACGTGATCGCGTACCACAGCGCGCGGCACGGCCGTTCCATCGCCCGCTCGATCGCGGCGCGGCACATCCGCGCCGACCACATCGAGGAGCGGCTGGTCTACCCGGTCACGACGGAGACCACCGATCACCCGGGCGGCTACAAGGGCGCGATGGAGGAGTTCTACACGGAGGCGGCGGCCCGGCTGGCCGCGCATCTCGACGCGGGACGTACGGTCGCGGTCCTCGCCGAGGGCGATCCCCTCTTCTACGGCTCCTACATGCACATGCACAAGCGGCTCACCGGCCGTTACGACACCGAGGTGATCCCCGGTGTCACGTCCGTGTCCGCCGCCGCCGCCCGCCTGGGCACACCGCTGGCCGAGGGCGAGGAGGTGCTGACGATCCTGCCGGGCACCCTGCCCGAGGAGGAGCTGACCGCGCGGCTCGCCTCCACCGACGCGGCCGTGGTGATGAAGCTGGGCCGGACCTTCACCAAGGTGCGGAGCGCACTGGAGGGTGCGGGTCGGCTGGACGAGGCCCGGTACGTCGAACGCGCCACCATGGCCGGGGAGCGGATCGCCGAACTGGCGGACGTGGACGCGGAGTCGGTGCCGTACTTCGCGGTGGCCGTGCTGCCCAGCCAGGTCGACGCCGAACGGCCCGAGGTTCGGGAGCGGGGCGAGGTGGTCGTGGTCGGCACCGGTCCGGCCGGTCCGCTGTGGCTGACGCCCGAGACGCGGGGCGCGCTCGCCGCCGCCGACGACCTGGTCGGCTACACGACCTACCTGGACCGGGTGCCTCGGCGCGCGGGCCAGGTACGGCACGGCTCGGACAACCGGGTCGAGTCGGAGCGCGCCGAGTTCGCCCTCGATCTGGCCCGGCGCGGGCGGCGGGTCGCGGTGGTCTCCGGCGGCGACCCGGGCGTCTTCGCCATGGCGACGGCCGTCCTGGAGGTCGCCTCGCAGAAGGAGTACACGGACGTCCCGGTGCGGGTGCTGCCGGGCGTGACCGCCGCCAACGCGGCCGCCGCCCGCGCGGGCGCCCCGCTCGGCCACGACTACGCGGCCCTCTCCCTCTCCGACCGGCTCAAGCCGTGGGAGGTCATCGCCGAGCGGCTGCGCGCGGCGGCCTCGGCGGACCTGGTGCTGGCCCTGTACAACCCCGGTTCACGCAGCCGCACCTGGCAGGTGGGCAAGGCGCGCGAGCTGCTGCTGGAGCACCGGGCGCCGGACACCCCGGTCGTGGTCGCCCGGGACGTGGGAGGCTCCGGTGAGCACGTCCGGATCGTACGGCTGGCCGACCTGGATCCGGCCGAGGTCGACATGCGCACGATCCTGCTGGTCGGCTCCTCGCAGACGCAGGTAGTACGGCGCGGGGACGGCGAGGAAGTCGTCTGGACGCCGCGCCGCTATCCGGAGGGGTGA